Within Emys orbicularis isolate rEmyOrb1 chromosome 16, rEmyOrb1.hap1, whole genome shotgun sequence, the genomic segment CCAGGTGGGACAtcaggggtgcccatttttctaggacccccccaattggccagggctcctgggcacaggccccactggtccagtggctaatccgccactgcatgTCCCTCCTGTCTTCTCTGCTCTagcctaaacaaacccattttttcagtctttcctcacaggtcatgtgTTATAGACCTTTAAAAATTTGTGTTGCGCTTCCCTGGGCTttcaccaatttgtccacatctttcctgaaaagtgGCATCCAGagcaggacacaatactccagttgaggccttagcAACACAGAGTGgaagaaatacattttttctttcttacaacattcctgttgacgcatcccagaatgatgtttgctttttttttttgcaatagtattacacggttgactcacatttagcttgtaatccattataacccccagatccgtttctgcagtattccttcctaggcagccatttcccattttgttgtgtgcaactgattgttccttcctaagtggagtactttgaatttgtccttattgaatttcatcctatttacttcagaccatttctccagtttgtccagatcattttgaattttaatcctatcttccaaagcacttgcaacccctcccaacttggtattgcccacaaactttgtaagtgtactctccatgccattatctaaatcattgatgaagatactgaacagaacgaGACCTagaattgatccctgcaggaccccactcaatatacCCTTCCACtttgtttatgaggtcatgcgggacagtatcaaaagccttactaaaagtcaagatataccagatctaccgcttccccctgtcctaaatataaagggaagggcaacaacctttatgtatgcagtaacataaaatcgctcctggccagaggtacagaatcacttacctgtaaggggttaatcattcaattaacctagttagcacctgaccagaaggaccaatggggaaagaagatactttcaaatctggggtgggggaggtatttggagggggggggagagaaatagggctccaagtggcccctccctgtatgtttgtttaaatcacttggtggtggcaacaATACTGTCCAagaacaaggaaaggaatttgtgccttggggaagtttttaacctaagctggtgaaaTATAAGCTTAGAGGGTCTTTCATGCaagtccccacatctgtaccccagagttcagagtggggagggaaccctgacatggtggcagcacagtgggatcattttgaaccagaagtaCAGACcttaggattttaaaaggacacttttAAAGAGCAGCTGGAGGTTTTTCCCTCTGCCTGAGAGCAGAGTAGTTAAGTTCCTGcaagaaaattcacaagctaaaacaaaagaatctaacgcatttccttgctattacttacaatttctgtaattttagatgtatcatttcaggatcttgttaggagctggtttacctgcttggtctctctctttgtcccaagAGGGACCCAACAAAAAGAGCACCAACAaaacctctcctccccacccccatttgaaagcatcttccttccccattggtccttctggtcaggtgccaacttggttaattgaactgattaaccccttacaggtaagtgattctgtacctctggccaggagggattttatgttactgcatacataaaggttgttacccttccctttatatttatgacacccccctatccacaaggcttgttatcctgtcaagcCTGAAACATCAGCAAAAACTAATTCTATTTCTTACAGAAGTTGTAACTGTGCAGGTACCCACTATATATAATCCTATACAGTTTCTCCATACTAAGTTAGACACCAGACAAGAAAGAGAAACTGACTTAAATGCAATTTTAACTTTATACATCAAAAATTACTCTGGCTCAATTCTATTCCATTACATAAATAGGAATACCTCAACTGTTGCAGTGAAGTTACACTGTTAGAGAAGAACCCAGGCCCAAAGCACTTGAATTTATAAAATACAGCTTTCATTTAAGCATGTGTATTTTTATAAAGCAGCTGACAGTCCAAATTGTGCCCTACAACCTCCCATTTTAGTAACAAAAGATCAAAGGTCAGAGctttaaaaaacatgttttggcCCAAAATGGGTGAAAATAGCATACAATGCATTCCAGTGCTCTGTTATAGATTTCCTGTGGAAATGTTCAACTGTCCACTAAGGGCAGCTTTCAGTCTCCTTTGCCAATGGGAGTGGTAAAATGAATGCTTAGCATAGCCCAGGACATAGCTCAATATCATTAGCAAATGTAGTGGAAAAATCTTGTACAGGATCTTTGCCTCATTTTCACGTTTTATTTTCAATAATATCCATTAGACTTAGCATCTGAAATACTGGAGCTTCAGCACATTACCAGGCATAGTATATTTGCCAATACCCCATTCTATATTTGAAAGCTAGAACAAAAATGCAGAACCTCAAggacaaaataaaaaagttttaaaaaaatgaacatatTTGGTTCGGGTTGCAAAATGTCAAAAACTGTAAATCTCATACAGAGGCAGACTTGCCAACTTAAATCATGTGAAAAGGACAGCATATGAAGTGACCCTACTTGTATCCCAAGTTAATATGAAAATTCAGCAGCCATATAAGTGGAATATCAAAAAGTGCAAAGTTTGGATCTAACTGATTAAGGCACTTATTTGGAATAAGTGAAGTACTGTATTCTAATGTACAACTCATACCACTAGGTGGAGGTATTCATACAGTGTAAGGAAAGTTTAATTTTCCTGACCATTTATTAAGGGACAAGCAATATCAACAtttgagaggggggagggggaaaatcaaagaaaataaatagAATTAATTTACCCCTGCAACAGTTTATCACTTTAGGACAAAAGGTACTATATACAGGCAGAATAGAATATTATGGGGTGGTAGCACCACTGTAGTTCAGGCTGAGATGAGTGGATTTAAATGATTTAAAGACGACATGGTTATGCAGATAGAACATTTCCTGATAATTCAAGACTACCTAATTTTCTCTTATGTTTGCAACCATTCAAATAATACTATCAACTGGCAGCTCTAAAACATAACTCAGTTAAGCCCTTTTAACATATACAAGCTGCCATCATTATAAGACTTGAAAATTTCATCATGCTTTTAAATTTAGGAGTGTGCGTCTCTAACACAAACTAGTTCTGAAACATTAGCAAAAACTAATCTTATTTCTTACAAATCACAAGAgtgtatatgaaaaaaaaaaatctggcaaaaGTTGTAATTGTGCAGGTACCCACTAAGATAATGTGTGATATTGGCCTCATTGACAATTCAGGTCCTTAGTCTAACAGACCCTAGAAATGCCATGGACAGAGCATGATCTCATCCCTATAAACATAGAATAACTTTGCTATTCTACGGCACCATCCTCCAGTCACCTGAAAAGAGACTTCAAAAAAGATTCCAGCCTACTCTACTAGGCCAAATGATATTGCAGTAAAAAGATCCAGGAAGACTGATAGATTTCAGAGGGGAAATAGGAAGGTCACTAGAGGTCAAACTCCAACAACTGAAAGATCCAGCATATGGCATTTtacaaaaaaatcatgatttcatGAAGTTCTTTACACTTTAGATATCTTATATTTAAAGTATGTGCACATCAGATAAAACAATAATGTAGCCATACTCCACTACTTTGCAGAAGCCACAACACATGCAAAACAAGTCAGAGGTACTAGGGGTTCTCCTGCTAAAACAATTAAGGGGTGAAAGTGGTGACAAGAAAccgtttgggggaggaggggaaaagtgGCAGGAAGGGCAGGCAGCTAGGGCCCACTTGCAAACTAATACATAAAGCTACTTGaactttaaaagcaaaaatcTATGTTGTAGAACCTAATAAATAGGCAAGTTTAAACCTGGCAGCATTAGCAAATAGTGTTCATttaggcagtggtccccaaacttatGTTGTGTCCCCACTTAGCCATAATGTAACCTGTCCacaccccaccaccccagggagccggagctgcggcagAGGCCACAGCCATGAGAAGGGCCAGGGCTAGGCTGTGGTGAGGGGGCTGAGGCTAAAccagggccacagctggggctggagccagagtggctggggccctgcccccctaaatgttcctccatgccacACCCCAGCTTGGAGACCACCAATTTAAGGTACAGCTACATTCCCAGCTGTGGAGGTGATTGCCACTTCAAGACAAAATACTCACACTAGCTCGGATTAAACTAGCATGCTAAATGGAGAGTAGCCACAGCAGTGCAAGGGGCTAGTTGTCTGAAGTGCAGGGGTAGGGTCTCTGACAGGCACATTCCATGTAGCTAGCCCATTCCATTGTTCATGCTGCTGTGACAAGTGTGCAAGTCTGCTCAGAACTAGCATGTTTTTCCTCAGATTAGGAATCAAATCACAGCTCTACCTCaaactgtagacatagcctaaaccTTAGTGGCAGAATACATGAAGCAGAAGCCTATGTTCAGGGGCTGTTTGATTCAAGCAGATTGTGCTAGTGAAAAGATCAGTCCAGCTGAAGCTTGGGAAGAGAACCTGGATGTCTTGACTGTAGATAAGATCAAATGCAGAATGAAAAGGCTACTATTAATCCTACCCATGAAGGACCATTTCAGCTCCTCCCATTAAGCCATAACTATCTGTAAACTAGTTTCCAAAGTGAATCTAGACAATTAAAAGTCTGACTAATCATGTCTAAATGTTTTTGGAAGGAAATGGGACAATGACTATGGCAGTCCACTTGTTGCTGGTAACAAGGGTGCTTTAGGTTGGTGGTATTAtccaagtttaaaaaatattgtcaGTAATAACTACGTACACAAACATGCAAGTTGAGGAATAAATGAAATGCTTCACTTTATTAAGAAACCAAAAATACAAAACTGACGGATTCATGTACTTAATTGAACACTACTGAAAATTATTTCCCTTAAAAACTTCCATTTTGGTGTGTACATCTGGTTTAAGTGCCAGTAAATTTAGTGTTAATGTTGACATTTTCCACTATCTGTGCTGAAATAAGCTATTTTCAAATTGAGACCTTGGTGCGGTTTGGTAAAGACTTATGTAGTTCAGTCAAGCATGGAATTAGACTCAAGTTTTACTAATTGTAACTCTTCAGTGGAAAGTGAGTTACAATGCTCAGCGAAGAGCCCATTTCACTGTATTCACTGAGGAACACTCAGCCTTAACTATAGCAGAACACTAGCTCTGCTATAATTTGTACATCACTTAATATAACCAGGCCTATTGCTGACTAGTTTCTGGTTGCTATAGTATGGAGCCCTCTGAATTTCAAAGTTCATTTTAATAGATTAAAAAACTGCAAACCAGAACTAAAgattggtttttttaaaaggtagcaTGGAGGTTGAGCTTGGTACTGTATTCCTAAAATAAGAATCCCTGCAAGCAGTcagtatctgtatttcaaatgcagCCATTAAGAACAGGTTTAGACCTGCATTTTACACTTGTTTCAATCCATTTACACTTGCCAATCCTTCAGGGACAGTCTACATGGTAGGGTAATGTGCACAAGGGGgtgattttaaaaagcatattaaCACATGCAGTAGTTAGCCCATGTCAACCATGCTTGAACACATTCAAAGTTCCCTGGTGTGCTTCTACCTAGTAAGTactaaggaacttttagtgtgcacaaGCATGGTCCACAGACTACTCACACCCCCCCAGCACGCACTACATTaacctgtagacaagccctcagatgttcactgcttttgttttttctaattAAGTTACACTTCGGGTTTTAAATGTCAGTGTTTAAATCAGATAGGCTTCAAGAAGCCTGTAAGATTACTAGATTACCTTTTAATTTATTACTTGTTGCATACCTATTACAAGTgtaaaaattcaaattaaaattcAATACTATATTAGCATCTATTCAAGGATAGGAGACATTATTTAACTTACTCCTAACAATGCATGAAAGTTCACTTGTTTAGGTATTTGAAATACAACTTTATTATGATCTAAACAAAAAAGGAATGGGAATGACAGTAACAAACAAGATTTACCACTGAATACTGTGATGTGACTGCAGCAGTCTTAGTTAGATTTGAAACTCAAAGGGGAAGTAATTGCAGTCCAAAAAACAGCTAGATATGCAGGTCCAAAAtatgaaggaatttttttttttttttttaaactgccacaTTCACTCCGAAGCCCATTCATCTCTCAGCATCCCAAAGATTAAGCACATGTTCTGCTCAGCTAGATAATAAAGTGGCAAACACGCTGCACCACTGACATCACAGGACAGTTGCCTATAAAACTAGACTTCTGACGCTGGGCTCCAGCTTCATCCCTTACAGGTCATCATCTTCATCTGGCAGGGCAGTGGTCTGAGCAATCTGAAACAGATAAAATTATATTTAGCAACTAGCTATAGAGTTTGAACTCCTTATAGCAGTTGATTTCTCAGGTATCCATGTTAGAGAAACGGACAACCATTGGAACTCTGTACCATTGTCAGAGCAGTTACCTGTAAGTCTTGCTCATACTGTGCTGCCAATGCTGGGTCCATAACAACCTCTGGGGGCGCAAGAGCAGGCATGGCAACAAACTCCAAGTTGGGATCTCCAATTAGCTTCCTGGCAAGCCAGAGGAAGGGCTTCTCAAAGTTGTAGTTACTCTTAGCTGAGATATCATAGTACTGCAAAAGAGAATGGTCATATATACATACTCTCACAAGTTGAACTATGTTGACACATCTACTGTTGAAAGTCAGACCTTGTTAATACTGCCAAGTTTGGCTCTGACCAGGGTCTCAACTGCAAGGTCTTCACCTGCTTTACTCCCAGTGATTTTTGCCAAGCTAAAGTGGTTTGGCACACGATAGAAACAGGCCACTAAACAGTCCCGTAACAAAAAAGCAAGTTAAGACATTTCAGTTGTCTATCAAGGCATGAGATTTCTGGACCTAAACCTTGATTTTTATTCCAATAagaatctgtttttatttttcttaagtgCACAAGACTTTGTGAAGAGCTCCATTCTGAACAGGTTCACATTTGGCCCACCTGCTCTGAATTTTTATCAAATTCTAATGAATGTTAGGGTTCCCTTTTTACTCTGTTATTAGCTTCTTTAAATGATGAAGAGCTTGATATCAAGACTGAGTTCAGGGTCTTACATCTCTGGCAGAAGTCAATATTAAGTCCTAATGAAGGGAATACAACACCTTTAACTTCCTATCTGTGTCAATTGTTAAGATCCTCAATTCTGTTCTTATGGAAAAAGAACTGATTTGATGTTTTACTGCATTTGTAGTTAACTATCACTGGTAATGAGAAATGCataagtgctcagcattgcatTTTACCTTCAGAATAAAAGGGCTGCAATAGTACTATTTAGGTCAATAAGACTAAAAATCAAAACATAAGATTTCTGAAAACAGATAGCCATCATACCTGAAGATTCTTCTTCCTGTGGAAGACAATTGACTTTGCCTTGACTTTTCTGTCCTTAATATCCACTTTGTTGCCACACAACACTATAGGGATGTTTTCACATACTCGTACCAGATCTCTATGCCAGTTAGGTACATTCTTGTATGTAACTCTTGATGTTACATCAAACATTATGATGGCACACTGAGCTGAAAGATAAATAATATGAAAGcttaaattatttctttaaatgtaTACTAGCTCTGGATAAAAGATATATGAATGGGTGGTCCTCCTGTAAGCACAACCCTCAGTCCACTCTATCCTTAGAGTATTTCACTTTTTCTTTTCCACCTAATAATTCTGTCAGGATACCTTCTGCTCAATAAGCAAAGAATATAGGAGTTCCTGAGACCAGCCCAGGATCATTTGCCTGCTCACATCTTAGGGCCAAATCCTACAAACCCTAAGGCACCCAGTAATTTtattcatgcaagtagtcccattgaaaaccAGAGTGTCACATGGATAGGGTACACACAGAGGCTTTCCCAAGAAGTTTGATTTGCCCAAATATTTCTCTAAAACATGATTCAAATAGGTGTAAACCAGTCTCAGACAACCTATCCAGGCTTTCAAGAAACTTGAGAGCTTACGGTACATATCTCAGGATGACTCTGTCTCCCACCCTAATCCAAGGAGCTTTTCAAAGAACAAAGAGGCCAGACTTTGTTCCTCGTATTTCTAAAGGCAGGTAAGAGGACAAACTCTTTAGAGATGTTCTGCAAAGAATTAACTGAGTCAAATACATAAAGAATAGCTACTTtagaaaaatataaagggaaatatTCCTGTTTAATGCAGTTTCCGATTCTCTTTAAGTGGGAAATTTAAGCCTGGCAACCCATTTCTCGATTAGTTTGTTATGCCATTTAACTTTACTGGAGAGTGCCATAGATTATTAGAAAACACAATATACAGAATAGCGGGACTACTTCCTCATGCTGGCATGGCTACAGTTTGCTTAGGGTGGGATGCTCTTTTTTAGT encodes:
- the RAN gene encoding GTP-binding nuclear protein Ran: MAAQGEPQVQFKLVLVGDGGTGKTTFVKRHLTGEFEKKYVATLGVEVHPLVFHTNRGPIKFNVWDTAGQEKFGGLRDGYYIQAQCAIIMFDVTSRVTYKNVPNWHRDLVRVCENIPIVLCGNKVDIKDRKVKAKSIVFHRKKNLQYYDISAKSNYNFEKPFLWLARKLIGDPNLEFVAMPALAPPEVVMDPALAAQYEQDLQIAQTTALPDEDDDL